In one window of Pseudomonas chlororaphis subsp. chlororaphis DNA:
- a CDS encoding flavin reductase family protein gives MSEDIHYYEPAQGHGLPHDPFNAIVGPRPIGWISSQDQQGRLNLAPYSFFNAFNYIPPIIGFSSVGRKDSLNNIEQTGEFAWNLATRPLAERMNQSCAAVPAEVNEFELAGLTPVASKVIAVPRVAESPVSFECKVTQIIQLQRADQELVPSWLILGEVVAVHIAKWLLKDGIYDTAAAEPILRGGGPADYFQLGPEALFKMFRPGAVR, from the coding sequence ATGTCCGAAGACATCCATTACTACGAACCCGCCCAGGGCCACGGCCTGCCCCACGATCCGTTCAACGCCATCGTCGGCCCCCGCCCGATCGGCTGGATTTCTTCCCAGGACCAGCAAGGCCGGCTGAACCTGGCGCCCTACAGCTTTTTCAACGCCTTCAATTACATTCCACCGATCATCGGTTTCTCCAGCGTCGGTCGCAAAGACAGCCTGAACAACATCGAGCAGACCGGCGAGTTCGCCTGGAACCTCGCCACCCGCCCGCTCGCCGAGCGGATGAACCAGAGCTGCGCGGCCGTGCCGGCCGAGGTCAATGAGTTCGAACTGGCGGGGCTGACGCCCGTGGCCTCGAAAGTGATTGCGGTGCCGCGGGTAGCCGAAAGCCCGGTGTCCTTCGAGTGCAAGGTCACCCAGATCATTCAACTGCAGCGCGCGGATCAGGAGTTGGTGCCCAGCTGGCTGATCCTCGGCGAAGTGGTCGCCGTGCATATCGCCAAGTGGCTGCTCAAGGACGGAATATACGACACCGCCGCGGCAGAGCCGATTCTGCGCGGCGGCGGGCCGGCGGATTATTTCCAGCTGGGGCCAGAGGCCTTGTTCAAGATGTTCCGCCCGGGGGCGGTCAGGTAG
- a CDS encoding antibiotic biosynthesis monooxygenase family protein, translating into MSTHIPVSHMAFVRARAGRSTELGARLSSLIEPSRQATGCLQFALQHSQCDADLWLISGFWSSQQAMTDYFCSPAMAIFAELVQDLVVNSLDFHTFRDVSAAQAEGEYAQLNGAPVHQLAS; encoded by the coding sequence ATGTCCACGCATATTCCCGTCAGCCACATGGCATTCGTTCGCGCCCGCGCCGGCCGCTCAACGGAGTTGGGTGCTCGCTTGAGCAGTCTGATCGAACCATCCCGCCAGGCCACAGGTTGCCTGCAGTTCGCCTTGCAGCATTCGCAGTGCGACGCTGACCTGTGGCTGATATCCGGATTCTGGAGCAGCCAGCAGGCGATGACCGATTACTTCTGTTCGCCGGCCATGGCGATCTTCGCCGAGCTGGTCCAGGACCTGGTGGTCAACAGCCTGGATTTCCATACTTTCAGAGACGTCTCGGCGGCCCAGGCCGAAGGCGAATACGCGCAACTGAACGGGGCACCGGTACACCAGCTGGCCAGTTGA
- a CDS encoding AraC family transcriptional regulator yields MSSLETQQPPLDAEMEKQRAELAGIIARNTGEDGSYATAIQSLFVSRHSHSHDFASVLAQPALCIMAQGRKEVRLADEEFNYDPLNYLVVSVSMPLSGRLADVSPLEPVLALRLDIDPAEISTLIADAGPLGVPNRPVGRGLYVERLDTPMLDAVLRLTRLLDTPKDIAMLAPLIRREILYRLLRSPQGHRLYEIAIANSQSHRVSQAIKWLNGNYEQPLRIDDLARGVNLSVSTLHHRFKAMTAMSPLQYQKQLRLQEARRLMLTEGLEASAAGYRVGYESPSQFSREYSRQFGAPPLRDMARLRSSV; encoded by the coding sequence ATGTCATCGCTCGAAACCCAGCAGCCGCCACTGGATGCGGAGATGGAAAAACAGCGGGCGGAGCTGGCCGGGATCATTGCTCGCAATACCGGCGAAGACGGCAGCTATGCCACGGCGATCCAGTCGCTGTTCGTCTCGCGCCACAGCCACTCCCACGATTTCGCCTCGGTGCTGGCCCAGCCGGCCCTGTGCATCATGGCCCAGGGGCGCAAGGAAGTGCGGCTGGCCGACGAGGAGTTCAACTACGACCCGCTCAACTATCTGGTGGTCTCGGTTTCCATGCCATTGAGCGGGCGCCTGGCCGATGTCTCGCCGCTGGAGCCGGTCCTGGCCCTGCGCCTGGACATCGACCCGGCCGAGATCAGCACGCTGATCGCCGATGCCGGGCCGTTGGGGGTGCCGAACCGTCCTGTCGGCCGCGGCCTGTATGTGGAACGCCTGGACACGCCGATGCTCGACGCCGTGCTGCGCCTGACCCGCCTGCTGGACACGCCCAAAGACATCGCCATGCTCGCGCCGCTGATTCGTCGGGAAATTCTCTACCGGCTGTTGCGCAGCCCACAGGGCCACCGGTTGTATGAGATCGCCATCGCCAATAGCCAGAGCCACCGGGTCAGCCAGGCCATCAAATGGCTGAACGGCAACTACGAGCAACCGCTGCGCATCGACGATCTGGCGCGAGGGGTGAACCTCAGCGTGTCCACCCTGCACCACCGTTTCAAGGCCATGACCGCCATGAGCCCCTTGCAGTATCAGAAGCAACTGCGCCTGCAGGAAGCCCGGCGCCTGATGCTGACTGAAGGGCTGGAGGCGTCCGCCGCCGGTTACCGGGTCGGCTACGAAAGCCCTTCGCAGTTCAGCCGCGAATACAGCCGCCAGTTCGGCGCCCCGCCGCTGCGCGACATGGCGCGCCTGCGCAGCAGCGTCTGA
- a CDS encoding aldehyde dehydrogenase family protein, with the protein MNPTNLLNGLYIDGQWHAGSELLPVINPSTEEPLAVVGGGDPHSVEQAVSAAQAGLAEWAATCGAERGAVLRRIAAGVAERREHLMHLQSSNNGKPQFEAAIDVDDVIATFEYYAGLAEGLDAAQDRDVPLPSDDFSARVRREPCGVVGLIVPWNFPMVTTAWKLAPALAAGCSVVLKPSEVTPLPELELAAIIAGSGLPKGVFNLVCGTGLAVGAPLAADPRVAKISFTGSNAVGVQVMQRAAETVKGVSLELGGKSSLLVLADADLELAVELACGGGFFNAGQMCSATSRVLVADELADEFLLRLKARAEAIRVADPFDPDVEMGALVNQAQYQRVLGHIDRGLSVGAKLVCGGERPADRARGFFVRPTIFTEVPLDSALWREEIFGPVLCVRSFASEAEAIALANDSEFGLVASVVGADVQNAERVANALQAGLVWINAPQVIFPQTAWGGYKQSSIGRELGPWGLQAFQEIKHVIRAR; encoded by the coding sequence ATGAACCCGACAAACCTGTTGAACGGCCTGTACATCGACGGTCAGTGGCATGCCGGCAGCGAGCTGTTGCCGGTGATCAATCCGTCTACCGAAGAGCCACTGGCCGTGGTCGGTGGCGGCGACCCACACAGCGTCGAGCAGGCGGTGAGTGCCGCCCAGGCCGGGCTCGCCGAGTGGGCTGCGACCTGCGGCGCCGAGCGTGGCGCGGTGTTGCGGCGGATCGCCGCCGGTGTCGCCGAGCGTCGTGAACACCTGATGCACCTGCAGTCGAGCAATAACGGCAAGCCGCAATTCGAAGCGGCCATCGACGTCGACGACGTGATTGCCACCTTCGAATACTACGCGGGGCTGGCCGAAGGCCTGGACGCCGCCCAGGACCGCGATGTGCCGCTGCCCAGCGATGATTTCAGTGCCCGTGTGCGGCGTGAGCCCTGTGGCGTGGTCGGCCTGATCGTGCCGTGGAATTTCCCGATGGTCACCACCGCCTGGAAACTCGCGCCGGCCCTGGCCGCCGGTTGCAGCGTGGTGCTCAAGCCCTCGGAAGTCACGCCGCTGCCGGAACTGGAGCTGGCGGCGATCATCGCCGGGAGCGGCTTGCCCAAGGGCGTGTTCAACCTGGTCTGCGGCACCGGCCTGGCGGTGGGCGCGCCGCTGGCGGCCGATCCGCGGGTGGCGAAGATTTCCTTTACCGGCAGCAATGCGGTCGGGGTCCAGGTCATGCAGCGTGCTGCGGAGACGGTCAAGGGCGTGAGCCTGGAACTGGGTGGCAAATCTTCGCTGCTGGTGCTGGCCGATGCCGATCTCGAACTAGCGGTGGAGCTGGCCTGCGGCGGCGGTTTTTTCAACGCCGGGCAGATGTGCTCCGCCACCAGCCGGGTGCTGGTGGCCGACGAACTGGCGGACGAATTCCTCCTGCGCCTCAAGGCACGGGCCGAGGCGATTCGGGTGGCGGACCCTTTCGATCCGGATGTGGAGATGGGTGCGCTGGTCAACCAGGCGCAATACCAGCGCGTGCTCGGCCATATCGATCGCGGGCTGAGTGTCGGGGCCAAGTTGGTGTGTGGCGGCGAACGCCCGGCGGACCGCGCGCGCGGCTTTTTTGTGCGGCCGACGATCTTCACCGAAGTGCCCCTCGACAGTGCGCTGTGGCGTGAGGAGATCTTTGGCCCGGTGCTCTGCGTGCGCAGTTTCGCCAGCGAGGCCGAGGCCATCGCGCTGGCCAACGACAGCGAATTCGGCCTGGTGGCCAGTGTGGTCGGCGCCGATGTGCAGAACGCCGAGCGAGTCGCCAATGCCTTGCAGGCCGGGCTGGTGTGGATCAACGCACCGCAGGTGATCTTCCCGCAGACCGCCTGGGGCGGCTACAAGCAGAGCAGCATCGGCCGCGAGCTGGGGCCTTGGGGTTTGCAGGCGTTCCAGGAGATCAAGCACGTGATACGCGCGAGGTAA
- a CDS encoding 5-guanidino-2-oxopentanoate decarboxylase: protein MATCGEVLVKLLEGYGVEQVFGIPGVHTVELYRGLARSSIRHVTPRHEQGAGFMADGYARTSGKPGVCFIITGPGMTNITTAMGQAYADSIPMLVISSVQSRSQLGGGRGKLHELPNQGALVGGVAAFSHTLMSAAELPGVLARAFALFQAGRPRPVHIEIPLDVLVEEADDLLDSEPVSIARAGAAPAAIARMSQLLAGARRPLILAGGGAIDAAASLTRLAEWLQAPVALTINAKGMLPSRHPLLIGSTQSLVATRALVADADVVLAIGTELAETDYDVTFAGGFEIPGTLLRIDIDPDQTVRNYPPKVALVADAHSATEALLAELGKQPLSERDSAWGAARAAALRSALEQQWDAPTRAQTLFLETVLQELPQIVIVGDSTQPVYSGNLTFNPERPRRWFNSSTGYGTLGYALPAAIGAWLGGASERNARGPVACLIGDGGLQFTLSELACAVEARTPIIVLLWNNQGYEEIKKYMVNRDIEPVGVDIYTPDFIGVAKALGCAAEAIDSVDGLRNALRAASDRQGPTLIEIDQAGWMRAVQA, encoded by the coding sequence ATGGCGACGTGCGGCGAAGTGTTGGTCAAGTTACTCGAAGGTTATGGCGTCGAGCAGGTCTTCGGCATTCCCGGGGTGCACACCGTCGAGCTGTATCGCGGCCTGGCCCGTTCGAGCATCCGGCATGTCACGCCGCGCCACGAGCAGGGCGCCGGTTTCATGGCCGACGGCTATGCCCGCACCAGCGGCAAGCCGGGGGTGTGCTTCATCATCACCGGCCCGGGCATGACCAACATCACCACCGCCATGGGCCAGGCCTATGCCGACTCGATTCCGATGCTGGTGATCTCCAGCGTGCAATCGCGCAGCCAGCTCGGCGGCGGCCGCGGCAAGCTACACGAGCTGCCGAACCAGGGGGCCCTGGTGGGCGGCGTGGCGGCGTTCTCCCATACCCTGATGTCGGCGGCGGAACTGCCGGGTGTCCTGGCCCGCGCCTTCGCGTTGTTCCAGGCCGGCCGCCCGCGCCCGGTGCACATCGAAATCCCCCTCGACGTGCTGGTGGAGGAGGCCGACGACCTGCTCGACAGCGAGCCGGTGAGCATCGCCCGGGCCGGCGCTGCGCCCGCCGCCATCGCGCGGATGAGCCAGTTGCTGGCCGGCGCCAGGCGTCCGCTGATCCTCGCCGGCGGTGGCGCGATCGATGCCGCCGCGTCCCTGACCCGCCTCGCCGAATGGCTCCAGGCACCCGTGGCCCTGACCATCAACGCCAAGGGCATGCTGCCGTCGCGGCACCCGCTGCTGATCGGTTCGACCCAGTCGCTGGTGGCGACCCGCGCCCTGGTGGCCGATGCCGACGTGGTCCTGGCCATCGGCACCGAGCTGGCCGAAACCGATTACGACGTGACTTTCGCCGGCGGTTTCGAGATTCCTGGCACCCTGCTGCGCATCGACATCGACCCTGACCAGACCGTGCGCAACTATCCGCCGAAAGTGGCGCTGGTGGCCGACGCGCACAGCGCAACCGAGGCCTTGCTGGCCGAGCTGGGCAAACAACCGCTGAGCGAGCGCGACAGCGCCTGGGGCGCGGCCCGTGCCGCTGCCCTGCGTAGCGCACTGGAGCAGCAGTGGGACGCCCCGACCCGGGCGCAGACTCTGTTCCTCGAAACCGTCCTGCAGGAGCTGCCGCAGATCGTCATCGTCGGCGACTCCACGCAGCCGGTGTACAGCGGTAACCTGACCTTCAACCCCGAGCGTCCTCGCCGCTGGTTCAACTCCTCGACCGGCTACGGCACCTTGGGTTATGCCTTGCCGGCGGCGATCGGCGCCTGGCTCGGTGGCGCTTCCGAACGCAACGCCCGGGGCCCGGTGGCGTGCCTGATCGGCGACGGCGGCCTGCAGTTCACCCTGTCGGAACTGGCCTGCGCGGTGGAAGCGCGCACGCCAATCATCGTGCTGCTGTGGAATAACCAGGGCTATGAAGAGATCAAGAAATACATGGTCAACCGCGACATCGAGCCGGTGGGCGTGGACATCTACACGCCGGACTTCATCGGCGTGGCCAAGGCCCTGGGCTGCGCCGCCGAGGCCATCGACAGCGTCGACGGATTGCGTAATGCGTTGCGCGCGGCCAGCGATCGCCAGGGCCCGACCCTGATCGAAATCGACCAGGCCGGCTGGATGCGGGCGGTGCAGGCATGA
- a CDS encoding LysR substrate-binding domain-containing protein has translation MKRLPPLPALHTFLITARCCNFTHAAEQLHITQGAVSRQIAGLESHLGYALFQRQARGLSLTAEGREWLPRVEQVFGLISEGVEQVGVNRDTLQLKASTCVMRWLLPRLMQWQKERPDVPVRLTTTVQHGVDFSREQFDAAVIYGAPPPSTLGAYHLFDEQLTPVCSPALLEGAIPLNTPADLQQHMLLHPTLDTHDWSTWLKTSGTVLNNIGKGQHFETLDLAMSVASQGTGVAIGDWALIGEDLSAGRLVMPFELKVRTGLGYYLVHPDRSAPSPQLRALLDWLVEQARAR, from the coding sequence ATGAAACGCCTCCCGCCCTTGCCCGCGCTGCACACCTTTCTGATCACCGCGCGCTGCTGCAACTTCACCCACGCGGCCGAGCAGCTGCATATCACCCAGGGTGCGGTGAGCCGGCAGATCGCCGGCCTGGAGAGTCACCTGGGTTATGCCTTGTTCCAGCGCCAGGCCCGCGGCCTGAGCCTGACGGCCGAAGGACGGGAATGGCTGCCACGGGTGGAACAGGTGTTCGGCCTGATCAGCGAGGGGGTGGAACAGGTCGGGGTGAACCGCGACACCCTGCAACTCAAGGCGTCCACCTGTGTGATGCGCTGGTTGTTGCCGCGCCTGATGCAGTGGCAGAAAGAGCGGCCGGACGTGCCTGTGCGGCTGACCACCACCGTGCAGCACGGGGTGGACTTCAGTCGCGAACAATTCGACGCCGCGGTGATTTACGGTGCCCCGCCACCTTCCACCCTCGGTGCCTATCACCTGTTCGACGAACAGCTGACGCCGGTGTGTTCACCTGCACTGCTCGAAGGGGCGATACCACTCAACACCCCGGCCGACCTGCAGCAACACATGCTGCTGCACCCGACCCTGGATACCCATGACTGGAGTACCTGGCTGAAAACCTCGGGGACGGTGCTGAACAACATCGGCAAGGGCCAGCATTTCGAAACCCTGGACCTGGCGATGTCGGTTGCTTCCCAGGGGACGGGGGTAGCTATTGGCGATTGGGCATTGATCGGCGAAGACCTGAGCGCCGGGCGGCTGGTCATGCCATTTGAATTGAAGGTCCGTACGGGGCTGGGCTATTACCTGGTGCACCCCGATCGCTCGGCACCGTCGCCGCAGTTGCGGGCGTTGCTGGACTGGCTGGTGGAACAGGCCCGGGCACGATAG
- a CDS encoding NAD(P)-dependent oxidoreductase, whose product MSKIAIIGATGRAGSQLLEEALRRGHSVTAIARNPAKIGNRAGVVSKAVDVLDGAALQAAIAGHDAVISAAHFSTIAPKAVIEPVKKAGVKRLLVVGGAGSLLLPDGSRVIDAAGFPDEYKAEASAGSVFLDTLRQEQELDWTFLSPSAEFVEGERRGQFRLGQDHLLVSAEGKSWITFADYAIAMIDELETPKHSRQRFTVGY is encoded by the coding sequence ATGAGCAAGATCGCAATCATTGGGGCCACCGGTCGTGCCGGTAGCCAACTGCTGGAAGAAGCCCTGCGTCGTGGTCACAGCGTTACCGCGATTGCCCGTAACCCGGCGAAAATCGGCAATCGCGCTGGTGTGGTGAGCAAGGCGGTCGACGTGCTGGACGGCGCGGCGTTGCAAGCGGCGATCGCCGGTCACGATGCGGTGATCAGCGCGGCGCACTTTTCCACCATCGCGCCCAAGGCCGTGATCGAGCCGGTGAAAAAGGCCGGGGTCAAACGCCTGCTGGTGGTGGGCGGTGCCGGTTCGTTGCTGTTGCCCGACGGCAGCCGGGTGATCGATGCCGCCGGTTTTCCGGACGAATACAAGGCCGAAGCCAGTGCCGGCAGTGTGTTCCTCGATACCCTGCGCCAGGAACAAGAGCTGGACTGGACCTTCCTGTCGCCATCGGCGGAGTTCGTCGAAGGCGAGCGCCGCGGGCAGTTCCGCCTGGGCCAGGATCACCTGCTGGTGAGCGCCGAAGGCAAGAGCTGGATCACCTTCGCCGACTACGCCATCGCCATGATCGATGAGCTGGAAACACCGAAGCACTCCCGCCAGCGTTTCACCGTCGGTTACTGA
- a CDS encoding MBL fold metallo-hydrolase, translating to MIGFTSLKRLLLATATLGFAAHAAAVEPALSLDVYNPGAAAIFPVTSVLVSGKKEAILVDAQFGKSQAEQLVEKIRASGKQLTTIYISHGDPDYYFGLDTITRAFPKAKVVASQPTVEHIKATVDGKLAFWGPKMGADVPAKTIVPGVLKGHSLSLEGQKLDIIGLDGKQPDRTFVWIPSIKAVVGGVVVAENIHVWMADTQTAQSHKDWLTTLDTIAALKPQTVVPGHYLGESARSLAPVHFTADYIKAFDEETAKAKDSAELIAAMKKRYPDLGEDSSLELSAKVAKGEMKW from the coding sequence ATGATCGGATTCACCTCACTCAAGCGCCTGCTGCTGGCCACCGCCACCCTGGGTTTCGCCGCCCATGCCGCCGCCGTCGAGCCGGCCCTGAGCCTGGATGTGTACAACCCGGGCGCCGCGGCGATTTTCCCGGTGACCTCGGTGCTGGTCAGCGGCAAGAAGGAAGCGATCCTGGTGGACGCGCAGTTCGGCAAATCCCAGGCCGAGCAGCTGGTGGAAAAGATCCGCGCCAGCGGCAAGCAGCTGACCACCATCTACATCAGCCACGGTGACCCGGACTACTACTTCGGCCTGGACACCATCACCCGGGCCTTCCCCAAGGCCAAGGTCGTGGCGTCGCAGCCGACCGTCGAGCACATCAAGGCCACGGTCGACGGCAAGCTCGCATTCTGGGGCCCGAAAATGGGCGCCGACGTACCGGCCAAGACCATCGTGCCGGGCGTGCTCAAGGGCCACAGCCTGAGCCTGGAAGGGCAGAAGCTGGACATCATCGGCCTGGACGGCAAGCAACCTGACCGCACCTTCGTCTGGATCCCGTCGATCAAGGCGGTCGTCGGTGGCGTGGTGGTCGCGGAAAACATCCATGTGTGGATGGCCGATACCCAGACCGCGCAATCCCACAAGGACTGGCTGACCACCCTGGACACCATCGCCGCGCTGAAACCCCAGACCGTGGTGCCCGGCCATTACCTGGGCGAAAGCGCCCGCTCCCTGGCTCCCGTGCATTTCACCGCCGACTACATCAAGGCCTTCGATGAAGAAACCGCCAAGGCCAAGGATTCCGCCGAACTGATCGCGGCAATGAAAAAGCGTTACCCGGACCTGGGCGAAGACAGCTCCCTGGAGCTGAGCGCCAAGGTCGCCAAGGGCGAAATGAAGTGGTGA
- a CDS encoding LysR family transcriptional regulator — protein sequence MDRLQAMRVFVTVVDLGSQSAAADHLDLSRPVVSRYLAELEDWVGARLMHRTTRKLSLTAAGTEILPRCRQMLELSTDMQAAVSEPDDAPRGLLRISVSTSFGQAQLADAMATYVKRYPGVSIDLQMLDRTVNLVDERIDLAIRTSNDLDPNLIARRLTVCRSVICASPAYLREHPAPQRVEELSQHNCLTHSYFGKSLWHFEQDGEQVSVPVQGNISANEASTLLRATMAGAGVAMLPSYQAGVHIHSGELVRLLPHAEPRQMNMYAVYASRKHMPAALRSMLDFLVLRFPEEPEWDKGL from the coding sequence ATGGATCGTCTTCAAGCAATGCGCGTCTTCGTCACCGTAGTCGACCTTGGCAGCCAGTCGGCCGCCGCCGACCACCTGGACCTCTCGCGGCCAGTGGTTTCGCGCTATCTGGCGGAGCTGGAGGACTGGGTCGGCGCCCGGCTGATGCACCGCACCACCCGCAAGCTGAGCCTGACCGCGGCGGGCACCGAGATCCTGCCCCGCTGCCGGCAGATGCTCGAATTGTCGACGGACATGCAGGCCGCCGTCAGCGAACCCGACGACGCGCCCCGCGGCTTGCTGCGCATCAGCGTCAGCACCTCGTTCGGCCAGGCCCAGTTGGCGGATGCCATGGCCACCTACGTCAAGCGTTACCCCGGCGTCAGCATCGACCTGCAGATGCTCGACCGCACGGTGAACCTAGTGGACGAGCGCATCGACCTGGCGATCCGCACCAGCAACGACCTGGACCCGAACCTGATCGCCCGGCGCCTGACGGTCTGCCGCTCGGTGATCTGCGCCTCGCCGGCCTACCTGCGCGAGCACCCGGCGCCGCAACGCGTCGAGGAACTCAGCCAGCACAACTGCCTGACCCACTCCTATTTCGGCAAGAGCCTGTGGCATTTCGAGCAGGACGGCGAACAGGTTTCGGTCCCGGTGCAGGGCAATATCAGCGCCAACGAAGCCAGCACCCTGTTGCGCGCGACCATGGCCGGCGCCGGCGTGGCCATGCTGCCCAGCTACCAGGCCGGGGTGCATATCCACAGCGGCGAACTGGTGCGCCTGCTGCCCCACGCAGAGCCCCGGCAAATGAACATGTACGCGGTCTACGCCTCGCGCAAACACATGCCGGCGGCCCTGCGCAGCATGCTGGATTTCCTGGTGCTGCGCTTCCCCGAGGAGCCGGAGTGGGACAAGGGCCTTTAA
- a CDS encoding helix-turn-helix domain-containing protein, which yields MNKPALPSIPVFKLYGESLDWPTPDLLHCETISKRSREHHWEIKPHRHADLCQLLFVHRGQAELEIEGQRTLLGESALQILPALSVHGFRFSEDIDGYVVTLAAPLMAHLQAQLGHSVNALAVAESYPAGADGDYLNSLFAALQNEYQGREPAREMLMHSLVSVIMVWVSRQAIRRRSASQRPQRAREYFNGYIQLVEAHYREHVKVEDLAHKLGISVSHLNGTCRELAGQPALQIMHERQLLEAKRLLTYTSMTIYEISDTLGFSDPTNFTRLFRRRVGISPKAFRDRLKTDHEP from the coding sequence ATGAATAAGCCTGCCTTGCCTTCAATTCCGGTGTTCAAACTCTATGGGGAAAGCCTGGATTGGCCGACACCGGACCTGCTGCACTGCGAAACCATTTCCAAGCGCAGCCGCGAGCACCATTGGGAAATCAAGCCGCATCGGCATGCCGATCTCTGTCAATTACTGTTCGTGCATCGCGGCCAGGCCGAGCTTGAGATCGAAGGCCAGCGCACGTTGCTGGGGGAGTCGGCGCTGCAGATCCTGCCGGCCCTGTCGGTGCACGGCTTTCGTTTTTCCGAAGACATCGACGGTTATGTGGTGACCCTGGCGGCGCCCTTGATGGCCCATCTGCAAGCCCAGCTGGGGCACTCGGTGAATGCCCTGGCCGTAGCCGAGAGCTACCCGGCGGGCGCCGACGGCGACTACCTGAACAGCCTGTTTGCCGCGTTGCAGAACGAGTACCAGGGACGTGAGCCGGCGCGGGAAATGCTCATGCACTCGCTGGTCAGCGTGATCATGGTGTGGGTCAGCCGCCAGGCGATCCGGCGCCGCAGCGCCAGCCAGCGACCGCAGCGGGCGCGGGAGTATTTCAATGGCTATATCCAACTGGTGGAGGCCCACTATCGCGAGCATGTGAAGGTCGAGGACCTGGCGCACAAGCTGGGGATTTCCGTTTCCCACCTCAATGGCACCTGCCGCGAACTGGCGGGCCAGCCGGCCCTGCAGATCATGCATGAGCGTCAGCTGCTGGAGGCCAAGCGCCTGCTGACCTACACCAGCATGACCATCTACGAGATTTCCGACACCCTGGGGTTTTCCGATCCCACCAACTTCACCCGGCTGTTCCGCCGCCGAGTCGGGATCTCGCCCAAGGCTTTCCGTGACCGGCTGAAGACCGATCACGAACCGTGA